A portion of the Cryptomeria japonica chromosome 5, Sugi_1.0, whole genome shotgun sequence genome contains these proteins:
- the LOC131072733 gene encoding cytochrome P450 716B1-like — MESVVLEHFVENWEGRESLFAYHLLKQLTFYVASDLLFGLKDPKEKEILNTESITLMKAIWSLPFNFPGTTFNKGLRARARVVKRLSSLLNLRRREIAEGKAMPDQDLMSWLITMKDDINKSLTDQEIIDNLIVLMIGGHDTTAVLLTQLVRMLCLNPHVYNIVLQEQTAIRAAKQPNEPLAWEDIKKMEYIQKVVYETLRMVPPGVGGFRVTVQDVQYNGYTIPKGWQLFWETSTTHFSGEVFKVPDKFDPAHFDNKSPPYIIPFGGGARLCVGYDFARMQAEIFVHNLISKYNWSMINPNKKIICESLPVPGEGLPIKLQVRGD, encoded by the exons ATGGAGTCGGTTGTTCTGGAGCACTTTGTAGAGAATTGGGAAGGAAGAGAAAGTTTATTTGCTTATCACTTGCTCAAGCAACTTACTTTCTATGTTGCCTCTGATTTGCTCTTCGGTTTGAAAGACCCTAAAGAGAAGGAAATTCTTAATACCGAATCTATTACACTCATGAAGGCAATCTGGTCTCTTCCTTTCAATTTCCCAGGAACCACTTTCAACAAAGGCTTAAGAGCTCGTGCTCGTGTAGTCAAGAGACTTTCTTCCCTGTTGAATTTGAGGAGGAGGGAGATTGCAGAGGGAAAGGCTATGCCAGACCAAGATTTAATGTCATGGTTGATAACTATGAAGGATGACATTAATAAGTCACTAACTGATCAGGAGATCATCGACAATTTGATCGTGCTCATGATAGGAGGTCATGATACTACTGCTGTTCTTTTAACCCAGCTTGTTAGAATGTTGTGTCTCAATCCTCATGTGTACAACATCGTACTCCAAG AACAAACAGCGATTCGAGCAGCAAAGCAACCAAATGAACCGCTGGCATGGGAGGATATTAAAAAAATGGAATACATACAGAAGGTTGTTTATGAAACTTTACGTATGGTACCTCCAGGTGTTGGTGGATTCAGAGTGACAGTTCAAGACGTCCAATATAATGGTTATACTATTCCTAAAGGCTGGCAG TTATTTTGGGAGACTAGCACTACTCATTTCAGTGGAGAAGTTTTCAAAGTGCCGGATAAATTTGATCCAGCTCATTTTGATAATAAATCTCCACCTTATATTATACCATTTGGAGGAGGTGCTAGACTTTGTGTGGGATATGATTTTGCGAGGATGCAAGCAGAGATATTTGTGCATAATTTGATATCCAAATATAACTGGTCTATGATAAATCCTAACAAGAAAATAATTTGTGAGTCCCTTCCGGTTCCTGGTGAAGGATTACCTATCAAGCTTCAAGTTAGGGGAGATTAG